In Dermacentor andersoni chromosome 4, qqDerAnde1_hic_scaffold, whole genome shotgun sequence, the following proteins share a genomic window:
- the LOC126531963 gene encoding uncharacterized protein: MCSDGAALAAAKGRGNRNAVFEDEDYQVILPHLPTGRIVLNTVFLLADVRGRPYKVEDFRDALVRLELLPEVVALGAYQMNHVWAVMMKTTEATKKLLAIRSIIVKERRCIVVDPTNQGVRLKLHWMLPNVSDEDIRQALAPYGTVTDAAKERWRVQGILDKGSTTRSVILQLKAGTTVDDIPHQLRIAGELVLAVIPGRAPLCLRCHTTGHIRRDCRVPRCEVCRRFGHERSQCVKTYAVVAGPTRREEEVSEHLMDEAEVEDISPVKSDKVGNAVTQKQSLHPKNLCPDKKTSDEADTREKTENGEPENQSFATEQSEVPSKSSPATTCAEASATTDVDMSAATSMPAKRAHEETIGVTGTSGATTCSEPPTKAAQLRRTPFKPRSHVQVERRPETGAPP, translated from the coding sequence ATGTGCTCCGACGGAGCGGCGTTGGCGGCCGCGAAGGGCCGCGGTAACAGGAATGCTGTTTTTGAAGACGAGGATTATCAGGTGATTTTGCCGCACTTGCCTACCGGTCGAATCGTCCTTAATACTGTTTTTTTACTCGCGGACGTCCGTGGAAGACCGTACAAGGTTGAGGATTTCCGCGACGCTCTGGTTCGTCTGGAACTGCTCCCCGAAGTAGTTGCTTTGGGGGCGTATCAGATGAATCACGTGTGGGCGGTCATGATGAAGACGACTGAAGCCACAAAGAAACTGCTTGCTATCCGAAGCATCATTGTTAAAGAACGGCGCTGTATTGTCGTTGACCCCACCAATCAAGGCGTGCGCTTGAAGTTACACTGGATGCTGCCAAACGTGTCAGATGAAGACATCAGACAAGCTCTTGCCCCATACGGAACGGTTACGGACGCGGCGAAAGAACGGTGGCGTGTTCAAGGGATTTTGGACAAGGGCTCAACGACGCGGTCGGTGATCCTGCAGCTTAAGGCAGGTACTACAGTCGACGATATTCCGCACCAACTACGCATAGCAGGGGAGCTCGTCCTGGCCGTCATTCCGGGCCGCGCCCCTCTTTGCCTGCGGTGCCATACAACCGGTCATATTCGCCGGGACTGTCGAGTTCCACGCTGCGAGGTCTGCCGCCGCTTCGGCCATGAACGATCTCAGTGCGTCAAGACATACGCCGTCGTCGCAGGACCAACGAGAAGAGAAGAAGAGGTATCTGAACACCTCATGGATGAGGCTGAAGTTGAAGATATTTCTCCGGTTAAGAGCGACAAGGTTGGCAACGCGGTCACACAAAAGCAGTCTCTCCACCCCAAAAACTTGTGCCCAGACAAGAAAACCAGCGACGAGGCTGATACTCGGGAAAAGACTGAAAACGGGGAGCCTGAAAATCAGAGTTTCGCTACAGAACAGAGTGAAGTCCCCTCGAAGTCGTCGCCTGCCACTACGTGTGCGGAGGCGTCTGCTACGACTGACGTCGACATGTCAGCAGCCACTAGCATGCCTGCGAAGCGGGCACACGAGGAAACGATCGGCGTAACCGGGACCTCTGGAGCAACGACATGCAGCGAACCACCTACAAAGGCGGCTCAGCTGCGACGTACGCCTTTCAAGCCGAGGTCCCACGTCCAAGTCGAGCGGAGACCCGAGACGGGGGCGCCTCCGTAG